From a region of the Pongo abelii isolate AG06213 chromosome 9, NHGRI_mPonAbe1-v2.0_pri, whole genome shotgun sequence genome:
- the SMIM35 gene encoding small integral membrane protein 35 has protein sequence MTGEDSISTLGLILGVGLLLLLVSILGYSLAKWYQRGYCWEGPNFVFNLYQIRNLKDLEMGPPFTISGHISSTDGGSNGLV, from the exons GTGAGGACTCCATCAGCACCTTGGGCCTGATCCTTGGTGTGGGGCTGTTGCTGCTGCTCGTGTCCATCCTCGGCTACAGCCTGGCCAAGTGGTACCAGCGCGGGTACTGCTGGGAGG GGCCTAATTTTGTCTTCAACTTGTATCAAATTCG GAACCTGAAGGATCTGGAGATGGGTCCACCCTTCACCATCAGTGGTCACATCAGCAGCACAGATGGTGGCTCCAACGGGCTAGTCTGA
- the IL10RA gene encoding interleukin-10 receptor subunit alpha isoform X2, with protein sequence MLPCLVVLLAALLSLRLGSDAHETELPSPPSVWFEAEFFHHILHWTPIPNQSESTCYEVALLRYGIEPWNSISNCSQALSYDLTTVTLDLYRSSGYRARVRAVDGSRHSNWTVTNTRFSVDEVTLTVGSVKLEIHNGFILGEIQPPRPKMAPANDTYESIFSHFREYEIAIRKVPGNFTFTHKKVKHENFSLLTSGEVGEFCVQVKPSVASRTNKGMWSKEECVSLTRQYFTVTNVIIFFAFVLLLSGVLAYCLALQLYVRRRKKLPSVLLFKKPNPFIFISQRPSPETQDTIHPLDEEAFLKVFPELRNSDLHGSTDSGFGSTKPSLQTEEPQFLLPAPPPQADRTLGNGELPVLGDSCSGGSSNSTDSGICLQEPSLSPSTGPTWEQQVGSNSRGQDDSGIGLVQNSKGRAGDTQRGSALGHHSPPEPEVPGEEDPAAVAFLGYLRQTRYAEEKATKTGCLEEESPLTDGLGPKFGRCLDDEAGLHPPALAKGYLKQDPLEMTLASSGAPTGQWNQPTEEWSLLALSSCSDLGTSDWSFAHDLAPLGCVAAPGGLLGSFNSDLVTLPLISSLQSSE encoded by the exons ATGCTGCCGTGCCTCGTAGTGCTGCTGGCGGCGCTCCTCAGCCTCCGTCTTGGCTCAGACGCTCATG AGACAGAGCTGCCCAGCCCTCCGTCTGTGTGGTTTGAAGCAGAATTTTTCCACCACATCCTCCACTGGACACCCATCCCAAATCAATCTGAAAGTACCTGCTATGAAGTGGCGCTCCTGAG GTATGGAATAGAGCCCTGGAACTCCATCTCCAACTGTAGCCAGGCCCTGTCCTACGACCTTACCACAGTGACCCTGGACCTGTACCGCAGCAGTGGCTACCGGGCCAGAGTCCGGGCTGTGGACGGCAGCCGGCACTCCAACTGGACCGTCACCAACACCCGCTTCTCTGTGGATGAAG TGACTCTGACAGTTGGCAGTGTGAAGCTAGAGATCCACAATGGCTTCATCCTCGGGGAGATTCAGCCCCCCAGGCCCAAGATGGCCCCTGCAAATGACACATATGAAAGCATCTTCAGTCACTTCCGAGAGTATGAGATTGCCATTCGCAAGGTGCCAGGAAACTTCACG TTCACACACAAGAAAGTAAAACATGAAAACTTCAGCCTCCTAACCTCTGGAGAAGTGGGAGAGTTCTGTGTCCAGGTGAAACCATCTGTCGCTTCCCGAACTAACAAGGGGATGTGGTCTAAAGAGGAGTGCGTCTCCCTCACCAGGCAGT ATTTCACCGTGACCAACGTCATCATCTTCTTTGCCTTTGTCCTGCTGCTCTCCGGAGTCCTCGCCTACTGCCTGGCCCTCCAGCTGTATGTGCGGCGCCGAAAGAAGCTGCCCAGTGTCCTG CTCTTCAAGAAGCCCAACCCCTTCATCTTCATCAGCCAGCGTCCCTCCCCAGAGACCCAAGACACCATCCACCCGCTTGATGAGGAGGCCTTCCTGAAGGTGTTCCCAGAGCTGAGGAACTCGGACCTGCACGGCAGCACAGACAGTGGCTTTGGCAGCACAAAGCCATCCCTGCAGACTGAAGAGCCCCAgttcctcctccctgcccctcccccccaGGCTGACAGAACGCTGGGAAACGGGGAGCTCCCTGTGCTGGGGGACAGCtgcagtggtggcagcagcaatAGCACAGACAGCGGGATCTGCCTGCAGGAGCCCAGCCTGAGCCCCAGCACAGGGCCCACCTGGGAGCAGCAGGTGGGGAGCAACAGCAGGGGCCAGGATGACAGTGGCATTGGCCTAGTTCAAAACTCTAAGGGCCGGGCTGGGGACACACAGCGTGGCTCAGCCTTGGGCCACCACAGTCCCCCAGAGCCTGAGGTGCCTGGGGAAGAAGACCCAGCTGCTGTGGCATTCCTGGGCTACCTGAGGCAGACCAGATACGCTGAAGAGAAGGCAACCAAGACAGGCTGCCTGGAGGAAGAATCGCCCTTGACAGATGGCCTTGGCCCCAAATTCGGGAGATGCCTGGATGATGAGGCAGGCTTGCATCCACCAGCCCTGGCCAAGGGCTATTTGAAACAGGATCCTCTAGAAATGACTCTGGCTTCCTCAGGGGCCCCAACTGGACAGTGGAACCAGCCCACTGAGGAATGGTCACTCCTGGCCTTGAGCAGCTGCAGTGACCTGGGAACATCTGACTGGAGCTTTGCCCATGACCTTGCCCCTCTAGGCTGTGTGGCAGCCCCAGGTGGTCTCCTGGGCAGCTTTAACTCAGACCTGGTCACCCTGCCCCTCATCTCTAGCCTGCAGTCAAGTGAGTGA
- the IL10RA gene encoding interleukin-10 receptor subunit alpha isoform X1, translated as MLPCLVVLLAALLSLRLGSDAHAVVPTLFSPETELPSPPSVWFEAEFFHHILHWTPIPNQSESTCYEVALLRYGIEPWNSISNCSQALSYDLTTVTLDLYRSSGYRARVRAVDGSRHSNWTVTNTRFSVDEVTLTVGSVKLEIHNGFILGEIQPPRPKMAPANDTYESIFSHFREYEIAIRKVPGNFTFTHKKVKHENFSLLTSGEVGEFCVQVKPSVASRTNKGMWSKEECVSLTRQYFTVTNVIIFFAFVLLLSGVLAYCLALQLYVRRRKKLPSVLLFKKPNPFIFISQRPSPETQDTIHPLDEEAFLKVFPELRNSDLHGSTDSGFGSTKPSLQTEEPQFLLPAPPPQADRTLGNGELPVLGDSCSGGSSNSTDSGICLQEPSLSPSTGPTWEQQVGSNSRGQDDSGIGLVQNSKGRAGDTQRGSALGHHSPPEPEVPGEEDPAAVAFLGYLRQTRYAEEKATKTGCLEEESPLTDGLGPKFGRCLDDEAGLHPPALAKGYLKQDPLEMTLASSGAPTGQWNQPTEEWSLLALSSCSDLGTSDWSFAHDLAPLGCVAAPGGLLGSFNSDLVTLPLISSLQSSE; from the exons ATGCTGCCGTGCCTCGTAGTGCTGCTGGCGGCGCTCCTCAGCCTCCGTCTTGGCTCAGACGCTCATG CTGTGGTACCGACACTCTTCTCCCCAGAGACAGAGCTGCCCAGCCCTCCGTCTGTGTGGTTTGAAGCAGAATTTTTCCACCACATCCTCCACTGGACACCCATCCCAAATCAATCTGAAAGTACCTGCTATGAAGTGGCGCTCCTGAG GTATGGAATAGAGCCCTGGAACTCCATCTCCAACTGTAGCCAGGCCCTGTCCTACGACCTTACCACAGTGACCCTGGACCTGTACCGCAGCAGTGGCTACCGGGCCAGAGTCCGGGCTGTGGACGGCAGCCGGCACTCCAACTGGACCGTCACCAACACCCGCTTCTCTGTGGATGAAG TGACTCTGACAGTTGGCAGTGTGAAGCTAGAGATCCACAATGGCTTCATCCTCGGGGAGATTCAGCCCCCCAGGCCCAAGATGGCCCCTGCAAATGACACATATGAAAGCATCTTCAGTCACTTCCGAGAGTATGAGATTGCCATTCGCAAGGTGCCAGGAAACTTCACG TTCACACACAAGAAAGTAAAACATGAAAACTTCAGCCTCCTAACCTCTGGAGAAGTGGGAGAGTTCTGTGTCCAGGTGAAACCATCTGTCGCTTCCCGAACTAACAAGGGGATGTGGTCTAAAGAGGAGTGCGTCTCCCTCACCAGGCAGT ATTTCACCGTGACCAACGTCATCATCTTCTTTGCCTTTGTCCTGCTGCTCTCCGGAGTCCTCGCCTACTGCCTGGCCCTCCAGCTGTATGTGCGGCGCCGAAAGAAGCTGCCCAGTGTCCTG CTCTTCAAGAAGCCCAACCCCTTCATCTTCATCAGCCAGCGTCCCTCCCCAGAGACCCAAGACACCATCCACCCGCTTGATGAGGAGGCCTTCCTGAAGGTGTTCCCAGAGCTGAGGAACTCGGACCTGCACGGCAGCACAGACAGTGGCTTTGGCAGCACAAAGCCATCCCTGCAGACTGAAGAGCCCCAgttcctcctccctgcccctcccccccaGGCTGACAGAACGCTGGGAAACGGGGAGCTCCCTGTGCTGGGGGACAGCtgcagtggtggcagcagcaatAGCACAGACAGCGGGATCTGCCTGCAGGAGCCCAGCCTGAGCCCCAGCACAGGGCCCACCTGGGAGCAGCAGGTGGGGAGCAACAGCAGGGGCCAGGATGACAGTGGCATTGGCCTAGTTCAAAACTCTAAGGGCCGGGCTGGGGACACACAGCGTGGCTCAGCCTTGGGCCACCACAGTCCCCCAGAGCCTGAGGTGCCTGGGGAAGAAGACCCAGCTGCTGTGGCATTCCTGGGCTACCTGAGGCAGACCAGATACGCTGAAGAGAAGGCAACCAAGACAGGCTGCCTGGAGGAAGAATCGCCCTTGACAGATGGCCTTGGCCCCAAATTCGGGAGATGCCTGGATGATGAGGCAGGCTTGCATCCACCAGCCCTGGCCAAGGGCTATTTGAAACAGGATCCTCTAGAAATGACTCTGGCTTCCTCAGGGGCCCCAACTGGACAGTGGAACCAGCCCACTGAGGAATGGTCACTCCTGGCCTTGAGCAGCTGCAGTGACCTGGGAACATCTGACTGGAGCTTTGCCCATGACCTTGCCCCTCTAGGCTGTGTGGCAGCCCCAGGTGGTCTCCTGGGCAGCTTTAACTCAGACCTGGTCACCCTGCCCCTCATCTCTAGCCTGCAGTCAAGTGAGTGA